One genomic segment of Pandoraea thiooxydans includes these proteins:
- a CDS encoding metallophosphoesterase yields MRIRILSDLHLEFNLPREIPEVDCDLVVLAGDISNREAGIEWAGRSFRQPVVYVPGNHEYYEGELGSVEQAMRHAAAQFGHVHYLNQDVAVFAPERIRVIGVTLWTDYALFPHVDSIDAMHACASTLADHRWITVRPEDAAIRPFEPADALSLHRRQCRWLADRLGEPFDGKTVVVTHHAPHPGSLHPRFAQDIVSAGFVTDLSALMGPACLWVHGHTHDSFDYLASGTRIVCNPRGYIGRHSGIPENPRFDWARVVEI; encoded by the coding sequence ATGCGCATCCGCATTCTTTCCGACCTGCATCTTGAATTCAACCTCCCGCGCGAGATTCCCGAGGTCGACTGCGATCTGGTCGTGCTCGCGGGTGATATCTCCAATCGTGAGGCCGGTATCGAGTGGGCCGGGCGAAGCTTTCGCCAGCCGGTGGTCTACGTGCCGGGAAACCACGAGTACTACGAGGGCGAACTGGGCAGCGTCGAGCAGGCAATGCGGCATGCGGCCGCGCAATTCGGCCACGTGCATTATCTCAACCAGGACGTGGCGGTTTTTGCACCCGAGCGGATCAGGGTGATTGGCGTGACGCTGTGGACCGACTACGCGCTTTTCCCACACGTGGATTCTATCGATGCGATGCACGCATGCGCGAGCACGCTGGCCGATCATCGCTGGATTACGGTGCGCCCGGAGGATGCGGCGATCAGGCCGTTTGAGCCGGCCGATGCGCTGTCGCTGCACCGTCGGCAATGCCGATGGCTGGCGGATCGGCTCGGCGAGCCGTTCGACGGCAAGACCGTGGTGGTGACCCATCATGCTCCGCATCCCGGCAGCCTGCATCCGAGGTTCGCGCAAGACATCGTCTCAGCGGGCTTCGTCACCGATCTGTCGGCGCTGATGGGGCCGGCATGCCTGTGGGTGCATGGCCACACGCACGATTCTTTCGATTACCTGGCCAGTGGCACGCGCATCGTCTGCAACCCGCGCGGGTATATCGGTCGGCACAGCGGCATACCGGAGAATCCGCGATTCGATTGGGCGCGCGTGGTGGAAATCTAA
- a CDS encoding glycoside hydrolase family 15 protein, with amino-acid sequence MPSKIEDYALIGDCHTAALVGRDGSIDWLCWPRFDSSACFAALLGTADNGRWQIAPAAEPVSVRRAYRKDTLVLETEFETPEGTVVLIDFMPLRDNTADLVRLVQGKRGAVPMRMHMTLRFDYGLSIPWVRKLQDGSGIQAVSGPDKVALRTPVSLSGVGLSTVAEFTVHEGETVPFIMTHVESHHSVPRSIDPQAALRQTTRYWQAWASRCVAGGPWADAVRRSLITLKALTYSPTGGLVAAPTTSLPEQLGGVRNWDYRYCWLRDATLTLLALMNAGYFSEAAEWRQWLERAAAGSPEQMQIMYGLAGERRLAEWEVDWLAGYESSRPVRIGNNAVGQLQLDVYGEVLDAMYQARVGGLSQDDTSWALQCALVSHLEKIWRLPDEGIWEVRNGRQHFTYSKVMAWVAFDRAIKTAETFGLDGPLEHWRAVRDEIHDDVCRHGFDAKRGSFVQSYGSHELDASLLMIPEVGFLPPSDPRVQGTLQAIREDLMTDGLVQRYRSHHAADGLPAGEGVFLACSFWMVDNLVMQGRRDEAQQLFEHLLSLRNDVGLLAEEYDTVHRRQVGNFPQAFSHIALVHAALRLSGDRGESVMQREDEPAQVSSLHEA; translated from the coding sequence ATGCCATCGAAGATTGAAGACTACGCGTTGATTGGAGATTGCCACACGGCCGCGCTGGTTGGCCGGGATGGTTCGATTGACTGGCTGTGTTGGCCGCGGTTCGATTCGAGCGCCTGTTTCGCCGCCTTGCTGGGCACGGCAGATAACGGGCGTTGGCAAATCGCGCCCGCCGCGGAGCCAGTCAGCGTGCGACGCGCGTATCGCAAGGATACGCTGGTACTCGAGACCGAATTCGAGACGCCCGAGGGCACGGTGGTGCTGATCGACTTCATGCCGCTGCGCGACAACACCGCCGATCTGGTGCGGCTGGTGCAGGGCAAGCGCGGGGCCGTGCCGATGCGCATGCACATGACGCTGCGCTTCGATTATGGCCTGTCGATCCCGTGGGTTCGCAAGCTGCAGGATGGCTCGGGCATCCAGGCCGTGAGCGGCCCGGACAAAGTAGCCCTGCGCACGCCGGTGAGCCTGAGCGGCGTCGGTCTGAGCACGGTGGCCGAATTCACCGTGCATGAGGGCGAGACAGTGCCGTTTATCATGACGCACGTCGAATCGCATCATTCGGTGCCGCGCTCGATCGATCCGCAGGCGGCGCTGCGTCAGACCACCCGATATTGGCAGGCCTGGGCGAGCCGGTGCGTCGCGGGCGGCCCATGGGCCGACGCCGTACGGCGTTCGTTGATTACGCTCAAGGCGCTGACCTATTCGCCAACCGGCGGCTTGGTGGCGGCGCCGACCACTTCGCTGCCCGAACAGCTGGGCGGTGTGCGCAACTGGGACTACCGGTATTGCTGGCTGCGCGATGCGACGCTCACGCTGCTCGCACTGATGAATGCCGGCTATTTCAGCGAGGCCGCAGAGTGGCGCCAGTGGCTGGAGCGGGCCGCCGCCGGCAGCCCGGAGCAGATGCAGATCATGTACGGCCTGGCTGGCGAGCGCCGGCTGGCCGAGTGGGAGGTCGATTGGTTGGCCGGCTACGAAAGCTCGCGACCGGTGCGGATCGGCAACAACGCGGTCGGGCAACTGCAGCTCGACGTCTATGGCGAAGTGCTGGATGCGATGTATCAGGCACGGGTAGGCGGTCTGTCGCAGGACGATACATCGTGGGCATTGCAGTGCGCGCTGGTGAGCCACCTGGAAAAGATCTGGCGCTTGCCCGATGAAGGCATCTGGGAGGTGCGCAACGGCCGCCAGCATTTTACGTATTCCAAAGTAATGGCCTGGGTTGCCTTCGATCGGGCCATCAAGACCGCCGAGACGTTCGGGCTCGACGGGCCGCTCGAGCATTGGCGGGCTGTGCGCGACGAGATTCACGACGACGTGTGCCGGCATGGCTTCGATGCGAAGCGTGGATCCTTCGTGCAGAGTTACGGCTCGCACGAGCTCGACGCGAGTTTGTTGATGATCCCGGAAGTGGGCTTCCTTCCGCCTTCCGACCCTCGTGTGCAAGGCACGCTGCAGGCCATCCGGGAAGATTTGATGACGGACGGGCTGGTGCAGCGCTATCGATCGCATCATGCGGCCGATGGGCTGCCGGCGGGCGAGGGTGTATTCCTGGCGTGCAGTTTCTGGATGGTCGACAATCTGGTGATGCAGGGCCGGCGCGATGAGGCGCAGCAATTGTTTGAACACCTGCTGAGCCTGCGCAATGACGTCGGTTTGCTGGCCGAGGAGTACGATACCGTGCATCGGCGCCAGGTTGGCAATTTTCCGCAGGCGTTTTCGCATATCGCCCTGGTGCATGCAGCCTTGCGCCTGAGCGGCGACCGCGGCGAGAGCGTGATGCAGCGCGAGGACGAGCCGGCGCAGGTCAGCTCGCTTCACGAAGCATAA
- a CDS encoding EscU/YscU/HrcU family type III secretion system export apparatus switch protein: MAEKDQKPTPRRLREARKEGQVVRSQEVTSAVVFVGMTSALALGGAWLFENFYQLFNMAMAAVALHRPGSHMAASYSAALHAWLSMGLAIMLLCGVLGVAGAFAQVGGLIAWSRIRPDLKHLNPGEGLKRMFSLRNLISLAKTSAKTLCLALLLFVAVRGMLQAPLDAGYLEPMQILALTARLIMTILGWAAVVFAVFAALDYVHEQAEFTKKQRMSIEDVRREYKETEGDPRVAARRRTLAREALFNAMEDRVRAASVILYSPQHAIALWYIGAGTLPRVILRGEGEVAVRMREQAERNLVPTLANTGLTEKIFEQVPLDRYIDRTLFREVAELLQWAQGDRP; this comes from the coding sequence ATGGCGGAAAAGGACCAGAAGCCGACCCCGCGGCGCCTGCGCGAAGCCCGCAAAGAGGGGCAGGTGGTGCGCAGCCAGGAAGTCACCTCGGCGGTGGTTTTCGTCGGTATGACATCGGCACTGGCATTGGGCGGCGCGTGGCTGTTCGAGAACTTTTATCAACTGTTCAATATGGCCATGGCGGCGGTTGCATTGCATCGCCCGGGCTCACACATGGCGGCTTCCTATAGCGCCGCACTGCACGCATGGCTGAGCATGGGCCTGGCAATCATGTTGCTGTGCGGCGTGCTGGGAGTGGCCGGTGCGTTCGCGCAGGTCGGCGGGCTGATCGCCTGGTCGCGCATTCGCCCCGACCTGAAGCATCTGAACCCCGGCGAGGGTCTGAAGCGGATGTTTTCGCTGCGCAATCTGATCTCCCTGGCCAAGACGAGCGCGAAGACGCTATGCCTGGCGTTGCTGCTGTTCGTGGCTGTGCGGGGCATGTTGCAGGCGCCGCTGGACGCGGGCTACCTGGAGCCGATGCAGATACTTGCATTGACTGCGCGGCTCATCATGACGATCCTGGGGTGGGCTGCCGTGGTATTCGCGGTGTTCGCGGCGCTCGATTACGTGCATGAGCAGGCGGAATTCACCAAGAAGCAGCGCATGTCCATCGAGGACGTGCGGCGCGAATACAAGGAAACCGAGGGCGATCCGCGCGTCGCGGCACGCCGGCGCACGCTGGCGCGCGAAGCGCTGTTCAATGCGATGGAAGATCGGGTGAGGGCGGCCTCGGTGATTCTGTATTCGCCGCAGCATGCGATTGCGCTGTGGTACATCGGCGCCGGCACGCTGCCGCGCGTTATTCTGCGCGGGGAGGGGGAGGTGGCCGTTCGCATGCGCGAGCAGGCCGAGCGCAATCTGGTGCCCACGCTTGCCAATACCGGTCTGACCGAGAAGATTTTCGAGCAGGTGCCGCTCGACCGGTATATCGACCGCACGCTGTTTCGCGAAGTGGCCGAGTTGCTACAGTGGGCTCAGGGAGACCGCCCGTAG
- the sctT gene encoding type III secretion system export apparatus subunit SctT, protein MQTLAFAAQLATFHAFLIVIARLVPIFLMLPAFANRVVIGMVRNGIIAVLALVIVPSVNIGALEALPALAWFGIALKEVLIGMLLGFTFSIFLWACENVGHLIDFQTGSGNAAFFDPLSGQESGPTAGFLGYFAIALFVTGGGLQAMLGIIFESYRVWPVTSFFPHMHAALDQFVARQSDSLMDWTIKLAAPVIIVLLLAELGIGLIGRAMPQFNVFLFSQPIKSALALLMMTLFLYFIFDAMRNFLRPGSGLLQMLHAIL, encoded by the coding sequence GTGCAGACCTTGGCGTTCGCGGCGCAACTGGCGACGTTCCATGCGTTCCTGATCGTGATCGCTCGGCTGGTGCCGATTTTCCTGATGTTGCCGGCGTTTGCCAATCGCGTGGTGATCGGCATGGTGCGCAACGGAATCATCGCCGTGCTGGCCCTGGTGATCGTGCCGTCGGTCAATATCGGCGCGCTTGAGGCGCTACCGGCGCTGGCGTGGTTCGGGATCGCGCTCAAGGAGGTGCTGATCGGCATGCTGCTTGGATTTACCTTCAGTATTTTCCTCTGGGCCTGCGAGAACGTCGGTCATTTGATCGATTTCCAGACGGGGTCCGGCAACGCCGCATTTTTCGATCCGCTGTCGGGCCAGGAAAGCGGGCCGACCGCCGGGTTTCTCGGCTATTTCGCCATCGCGCTGTTCGTCACCGGTGGAGGCCTGCAGGCGATGCTCGGGATCATTTTCGAGTCTTACCGGGTCTGGCCCGTGACCTCGTTCTTCCCGCACATGCATGCGGCGCTCGACCAGTTCGTGGCGCGCCAGAGCGATTCACTGATGGACTGGACGATCAAGCTGGCGGCACCGGTCATCATCGTGCTGCTGCTGGCCGAATTGGGCATCGGCCTGATTGGGCGGGCCATGCCGCAATTCAACGTATTTCTGTTTTCGCAGCCGATCAAAAGCGCGCTGGCGTTATTGATGATGACGCTGTTTCTCTATTTCATTTTCGATGCGATGCGTAACTTCTTGCGGCCGGGCAGCGGCCTGTTGCAGATGTTGCACGCGATTCTGTAA